The window CCCCGGTCAATAATGGCTGGCGACCGCAACATTACAGCGGCTTCGAGCGTTATTTTGCAGTGGAATCCGTCCGCGCCGCCAAGCTGGGTCAAGAGTGTTGGCCTTCACGGGGATAAGGGCCACGTGGTTTTCGGCGACGGCCACGTTGAGGAACTCGACTCTACTGGTTTGAGCAACGCGCTTCAACGCGCTGGAATGTCCACGAACCGATTCGCGGTTCCTTGATTCACGGGGAGCACGCCTCGTTGCTTTTGCCGGGTATCCGGGTATGTAGCGCCTGTGCCCTACAAGGTCATCGTGGGCGGAAATTCTCCAACTGACCCCAACCCCTTGGGGTCGGTTGCGTCAATAGGATAGCCAGGCTGCGCTAATCCACGCTAATGCCGACTTCTGCGTGTCTCTCCGGCTAGGAGGAGGGGCTCCTGAACGTGCTCAAAGAGTTGTTTCAACAAGCTTGCCGCGCGTGCCGATTGGGCGCAGATTGTGAGGGCAGTGGAACAGGTCAAAGCGGAAAGTTGGGAGTCGTTTGCCCAACGCCATGGCGGTTGTGGTCAGGACACGGCGCTGTGGCTGCCTGATTTTCAAGCGCGCCCGTAGCTCAGTTGGATAGAGCATCTGCCTTCTAAGCAGAGGGTCCCGCGTTCGAGTCGCGGCGGGCGCGCCACAAATCCCCAATAAATACAAGGGGTTTTGAAGCTTTTCAGCCGCCAGCAAGCAACGCCCGTTAGTCCAGTTTTTAGACCAGTGCTTTTTGCGGGGAGGGACCTATAATCGGTCATCTTCCCGTTCCTGTCATCGCTTGGCGCAATTCTCCGGGCGACACAAACGTAAACCCCAAACCGTCCTGAGCCCGCTCATACGCCGGGCCGCTCAATGGGCACAAGACGTAGTTTCTTCCCCTCGGATAGTGCGTGCGAAAAGCCCCCACGCCCCGCGTCTCGAATGCTTCGGGCTTCCATTTGCATTCGATGGCGTCAACGGCATCTCGACCGCGTGGCACGACAAAATCCACCTCGCGTTGCTGCTTGTCGCGCCAGAAATGAATCTTCGGCACGCCGGCGGCAATGAGCGCGTCTAGCACCAGATGCTCCCACAACACGCCGCAGTCCTCTGTCCGCAGATGATCCCAGCCGCGCGCATGGCACACCAGTCCCGTGTCGAAACCGAACACCTTTGGCTGCGCCACGATCTCGCGCCGTCCGCCCGCCGAAAACGGACGCAGCAGATGCACGACGTGCGTGATCTGATAAACCTCCAGCCAGTTCGTGACCGTGGGCCGGCTGATCTGGCTCTCGGCGGCGAGCTTGGTGACATCCAGCATTCCGCCGCTCTGGCTCAGCAACAATTCCAGCACACGCAAAAACCCCGCCCGCTTCTCCAGCCGGAACAGTTCCTGCACGTCGCGTGCGAAGTAGGAATCCAGCCATTCGCCGTAGAACTCGGGATTGTGCTCCGCCGCAAGCAACGCCGGCGGTAACCCTCCGCGCAACAACCGCTCCCGCAGGTCGGCAATGCCGAACGCCGTCAACTCCTCGTGCAATACCGGCACAAACTCGACCACACGCTCGCGGCCCGTGAGACTGTCGCGAAACTTTTGTGTCGCCGCGAGCGTGGACGAGCCGGTGGCCAGAATTTTCAACCGAGGAAACCCATCCGCGCCGATCTTCAACAAGCGGCTCGGATCCGGAAGCTGGTGGACTTCATCGAACACCACGAACCGCTTCTTAACCGACCGATAAAAACTTTCCGGATCGTGCAAGCGCTCGGCCACACTGGGCAAGTCACAGTTCAGGAACTCCGTGTCCGACAGGCTCTGCGCCAGCACCGTCTTGCCGACCCGTCGCGGGCCGGTCAGCCAGACAATGGACGCCTGTTTCCACGCGGACGCCAGCCGTTCGTTCCAGATGGGACGCGGCGTGCGACCTGGTTGACATCCGCCATCGCCCGCATTGCCTGGTTTCGACACACGGCAAGAGTGGTTATGGCAGGGAGGCCGATGGGACAGTCTTCTCGGAAGACGTTTCGCAGATAAGGCCAGCGAGTCCCTCGGACGGCAATGTGATAAATGTGCGTTTGAGCAAACCGGAATCCGCGGACCTTACCAAGCTCACTCGTCACGTTTTCACTTCATCGAGTTGCGGCATCTGCAGCAAGGCGTCGATCGAAGCGGTGCGGCAACAATTCCCAGCGGTTGTGGACCCGCGCATCGTTGAGCCACAAGTGTTGCTGGGATTGCCTCAGACACTCGCTTGCGCGCAAGAAACGTTCAAATGCACCGGGGGCCTGCATGCCTGCGCGCTTTTCGATCTGACCGGCAAGCTCCTCGTGGTTCGCGAAGACGTAAGATGTCACAATGCATTGGACAAAGTGGTGGGATGGGCTTTTCTGCAGGACCGTTTACCGCTTCGACAACACGTCTTGCTTTTGAGTGGGCGCACTTCCTTCGAAATGATGCAAAAGGCTCTCGCGGCGGGCATCCCAATCGTCACTGCGATTTCCGCACCAAGCAGTCTCGCCGCAGAGTTCGCGCGGGAAAGCGGCCAGACGCTAGTTGGGTTTTTGCGTGGCGAAAGGATGAATATTTACGCGGGTGCAGACCGCGTTTCTCAATTGAGCCCTCACGACTGAATTGCGCGGGCGACGCCGAGTGTGACTGAAGTTGGCGGGATCATGCAAGGGATGCGATGGCTTCCGCCACCCGTGCCTCGGTGCGGCCATTGACGATGACACGAGCGCCTTGAGCGGCGAGGGTCTTGGCGATGGCGAAACCGATGCCGGCGGTGGAACCAGTGACGAGGGCAACTTTGTTTTGCAGGCTGGTGTGGGTTACAATCAAGTCAAACAGTGCAAACCCTTGAACCAATCAGCCGGACTGGATGCGCGGAGGAGGGATGACGCTGACCGCCATGCTTCTCTCAGGCGGGCGTTCGCGACGCATGGGGTGGGATAAGGCAACGGTCCTCATTGCCGGCGAGCCCCTTTGGCAGCGGCAACTCCGGGTCTTAAGCGGCCTGCGCCCCGATGCGGTCTGGGTATCGGCCAGAACTGCGCCCCCATGGTGTCCGGGAGAGATTGAGGTTGTGGCGGACAGGGCTCCTTCATGCGGTCCCCTGAGTGGGATCGTGGCGGGTCTGTGTCGTCTGGAGAGTTCGCACCTGGTTGTGCTGGCTATTGATTTGCCTCAGATGACGACGGAGCATTTGACTAAGCTCTGTGCGTTGGCACGTGGCGGCACAGGGGTAATCCCATTCCACGCAGACCATTTCGAGCCCCTGTGCGCTATTTATCCAGTTGAAGCGCTGTGCGCCGCGGAAAAGGCGCTGAGCAGTGGCGATGTGTCTCTTCAACATTTCGCACAAAGCCTGCTGCGGGAATCTCAAGTTGACGTTTATGGAGTGATTCCAGAGGAAAGGGTACTCTACCTCAACATGAACACCCCATCCGATTTACCCAAAAACGCGCAATAGTTGAGGGGCGGTTCATCTCACTTGGATTTTGGTTCGCCATCGGCGGTCAACCGAGCATATTTGGACCGCTATAGGTGCGCCAGTCCGCGGCGGTTTGCGACGGTAACCGCTTCCGTGCGGCTGAGTACATTCAGTTTGGTGAAGATGCGATTCCTGAATCGCGTTGAGCATTCGACCACTCGTCGAAATTCCGCCACCTCGCGCATCCCCGGAACAGGGGATAGACTTGTTTTCGGCATTCTGGCAAAGTAGCTAGAATGAACTCTTGGACCAGGTATCAGGTATGGCTATTGCTCGTTTGCGGATGCGCTCTCAGCGGGCCTATTCGAGCAGCGGATGCGGCTGCGGTCACTGCCCACGGCACTGCGAAAGAAAGGCAAGTCTGGAGGGGAGAGCTTCTCGCTGGAACAGCCAAAATCAGCATCACCCCCGAGAACCCCAAAAAGCCAGTTCACGATGACGTCAATGCCAGGGTGCTGGTCCTGGAAATCGGAGGAAAGCGCCTGGCGTTTGTTTCAGTCGATCTGGGTGTCTTTACCAGCGAACATGTGGTTGCGGCGTGTAAGGAGAAATTCGGGCTTTCACAAGTTCTGCTGAGTTCGTCACACACGCACTCGGACCCTGGCAGCAGTTACAGGGATTATTACGAGAAACAAATCATCGAGGCAGTGGGAACTGCGACTCGAAACATGTTCCCGGCGCGCATAGGCGCCGGCCACCGGAGTTTCCCTCAACTGGGATTTAACCGCCTCGTCGTTCGCGAAGACGGCCACGCCAGAGAGTCCTGGGTTTCAGATGATCACTACCTGTGCGAAAACCCGGATCGCATCCCTTTCGGGCCGGTTGATCCGGAAGTTGGCATTATCAAAATCGAGGACACCAATGGACAACCGCGCGCGGTGCTCATGAATTACGCGTGCCACGCCGATGTGGTTTGCCAAAATTACGCGGTGTCTGCCGACTATCCGGGGGTCGCCTGCCGCAAGGTTGAAGAGGCCTTCGGAACAAACTTGCTCTGCCTCTTTGTTCAAGGCGCCGCCGGGAATATTGAGTCGCTAATTATCAGTTCCCGCCGCACCGGTCCCGACGATCCATTCCAAACCGATTATAATTCCATCGAGCGGGTGGGCCATCTGCTGTCCTATGAGGCCATTAAACTGACAAAATCCATCAACGCAAACCCGGCCAGGGAAACCACTCTCCGTTACCTTAACGCTTCGCTGAAATTCGCCGGGCGTTTTGACAAAGACAAGAATTTCGATGTTCACATTTGCACGATCTTGATCAACGACGACATCGCCATCGCTGCAGTACCCGGCGAACCGTTCGTTCAGCTCCAGTTGGATTGGAAGCGCAGGGTGAACATGCCTCACCCGTTTGTTTTCGGTTACACGTGGTACGACGGGACTTGGCCCAATTACATTCCTGATATTGTGTCGGCTGCCCGGGGCGGCTATGGCGCGGATCAAAATGGGCCAACGATGATCGAAGTCGGTTCCGGCGAAGCGATCATGAACAAGCACCTCGAGAACGTCCTGAGGCTAAGCGGGCTGATGCGCGAAACCCCCGGCCCAGTCGGTTGGACTCCCGGAGACCGCTGGATCTACATGGCCGTTCCAAGGACGAATAAATAACGAACATAGGGAAAAGATGAGCTCTCGATACGGCCTGATCGCGGTTGCCATATTGGCTTTCGCCCAGGCGCTGCCTGCTGCAAGCCCGGCCAGCGAGTCGGCGTCCATAACATTCTCTGGCGAAAAGACGCTTTGGCATGGGTTTGATCGCTATGACTTCCTGCTCGACGAGCAGACGCTGACGATCCAGCCCACCAAGGCTGCGCCCGACGAAGGCGATGGCATGAGGCATCCGGTCAGAGGCCAGCGACGCTGTATTGTTGTCGTTCCGAAGATCGCCGCTCAGGGGAATCCCTGGTCCTGGCGCGGCTGTTATTGGGACCATCAGCCGCAAACCGAAATTGAGCTGCTGCGACGTGGTTTTCACATCGCTTACGTCGAGTCGAGCCAGGAGCTGAAGCCCGGTCACTCATGGGACGCGTGGTACGAATTCCTGACGGCAAAGCACGAGTTGTCAGCCAAGCCTGCCTTTGTAGGCATGAGCCGGGGCGGCGAATACGCCTACAGACGTGGAGGACGAGCTGGCGGTGCGCTTGCTGAAACGCACCTCACATGACATTGTGTTGACCGCGGAAGGCAAGTTGTTTCTGGAGGAGGCGCAGTGACTACATTATCCGAGCATCATCTTGTCACGCCCTGGGACGGCTACAACCAGGAACTCGTCTCTCAGGTCCACCCGCCGGATTGGGCCAACCCGGCGCCTGCGGCGCGCTATAATCTCGTGGTCATCGGCGCAGGCACAGCCGGACTCATCACCGCAGCGGGCGCCGCCGGGCTCGGCGCCAAGGTCGCGCTTGTCGAGCAGCATCTCTTGGGCGGCGATTGCCTCAATGCAGGCTGCGTTCCCTCCAAAGCCCTCATCCGCTCCTCGCGCGCCGCTTTCGATGCCAGGGATACAGGGCGTTTCGGTGTGCGGGCGGCCGGGCCGGTCGAGGTGGATTTCGCCGCTGTTATGGAACGGATGCGCAAGCTCCGGGCCCGCATCAGTCATCACGATTCAGCGGAGCGCTTTGCCAAAATGGGCGTCGATGTGTTCCTGGGCCAAGCCCGCTTTTCCGGTCCGGACACGGTCCAGGTTGGAGAAAAGACCCTGCGTTTCAAACGCGCGGTCATTGCCACCGGCGCGCGCGCCGCCCAACCGCCCGTCCCGGGACTTGCCGATGCGGGGTACCTGACGAACGAAACCGTCTTCGGTCTTACCCAGTGTCCGCCCCGGTTGGCTGTCATCGGCGGCGGACCCATCGGCTGTGAATTGGCCCAGGCATTCCAGCGGCTCGGGTCGCAGGTCTTCCTGCTCCACAAGCATGACCACCTGCTCGACCGGGAGGACATGGATGCCGCCGCGCTCGCGCAGGAGGCCATCATCCGTGAAGGCGGGCAGTTGCGGCTCAATGCGAACATCACCCATGTCGAGCGCAACGCCGGCGACAAACTGGTTTACTTTGAAGCGCAAGGAAAAGAGGAGACTATCGCGGTGGATGAGGTTCTGGCCGGGGCGGGCCGCGCGCCTAACGTTGAGGGGCTCAATCTTGAGGCGGTCGGCGTCCAGTACGAGCCGCGCAAAGGCGTCCTGGTAAACGATCGTCTCCAAACCTCCAACCGGCGCATTTACGCCGCCGGCGATGTCTGCATGGCCTGGAAATTCACCCATGCCGCCGATTTCGCCGCGCGCATCGTGATTCAAAATGCCCTGTTCCTTGGGCGCAAGAAAGTCAGCGCCCTCACGATGCCCAGGTGCACTTACACCGACCCGGAAATTGCGCATGTCGGCCTCTCCGAGCGCGACGCCAGCGACCGTGGCTTGGAAATTGATACCTTTATGCGCGAGTTTAAAGACGTGGACCGCGCGGTTGTGGACGGTGAAGAAAGCGGTTTTGTGAAAATCCATGTGAAAAAAGGTCGCGATGAAATCCTCGGGGCCACCATCGTGGCGCGCCACGCTGGCGAGATGATCAGCGAAATCAGCGTGGCGATGGCCGCTCGCCTCGGCCTGGGCAAACTGGCGTCCGTCATTCATCCCTACCCAACGCAGGCCGAAGCCATTCGCCATTGCGGCGACGCCTATAATCGCACCCGGCTGACTCCGACCGTGAAAAAATGGATGGGCCGCTGGCTGGCGCGACAGAGGAAGGGATAACGTGACGCGCGACGTGTGATGTGTTCGCGTTGCCTGTGGCCCTCAGAAAATCGCCCGGAAGCATAACAATCGCGTCAGCCAACCCCGGGAGTTCGTCTGGCAGCGCACCGGGCGTCAGCAGTTGAAACAGGCCCTTAGACTACGGCTCGGGCGTCAGCCGTATCGATTTGACGTTCAACGGGTGCCAGCCATCCGCCACGGCGTGCAGGGCCACAGTCACCTTGCCGGAAGAATCCAATTCGAGCGCGCCGAACTTGGCCCGCCGGAATTTGCCATAGTCGCCTGTGATCGGCGCTTTATGCCGGAGCGTGTGAGAGCCTGCGCTGATTTCCAGCGAACCTTCCTCCGGCGCGGCTATCTCGGCGGTGACTTGAAATTTGCCCGGTTTGTTGACTGTGAATTGCCAGTCAGCCCAGTCCTTCGGATCGAGCCAGAAGCCGATGTTGTCCCGGTTCGAGCCCGATTCGTATTTGATCTGCTCGCCATGCAGGCGCGCCTCGCTGGCCGTCAGCACGACCGACCCATCATAATCCTGGGCGAGTCCAGGCTGCTCGATTTGAAGCGGGCCTGTTATCTTCAAAACAACTGTGGAGCAAATCGGGTTGGGCGCTGCGTCTGGCACGGCCAGAACCAGACCCTCGGAACTGCTTTGCGCCGCCAGCTTTTGGCGTTTGTCGGGAGCGAGCAGGTAAGCTGCGCGGGCTGAATTCTTAAGGCCCGGCACGAGCAGCTTGCCGTCTGCCGGCCAGTTAAACACGTGGAGATAAAGCGTCGTGTTAGGGCCTTCCACTTTCTTGGTGCAACGCCCCCAAGGGAGGCGTTTGAATGGGCTGGCAGTCGTATCATAAATCGCCTCGTGATTTACCTTCATCCATTGGCCGATGGCTTTCAGGCGCTCGACCGACGGTTCCGGGATGAGCCCTTCCGAGGTTGGGCCGACGTTGAGCAGGTAGTTGCCGCCTTTGCTGGCAATATCGACCAGGTTGCGGATCAAGGTCTCAGCACTCTTCCAATCATTGTCATAGCTCTTGTAACCCCACGTGTCGTTCATAGTCATGCAGGTTTCCCAATCCCGGCCGGGGTAGCCTGTGGCGGGCACGTACTGCTCGGGGGTCTCGGTGTCGCCTTTGTAGCCCCCGCCCAGGCGGTTGTTATAAATGATCCCGGGTTGCAGTTTCAAGGCAGGCAAGAGCATCTCGGCGCGCTCTTTGGTCATATTGACCGGCGTGTCCCACCAGAGCACGGCGATTTTCCCATAATGGCTCAGAATCTCGCGCACCTGTGGGGCAGCGACGTTGCGAATGTATTCGGTCATGTCCCCATCCTGCGCTTTGTCCCAATGGCCTCCCGCCGCGGCCCCTCCCGGGTTATTCCAGTCCTGGGCCTGGGAATAATAAAAGCCGAGTTTGATGCCGTATTTTTTGCAGGCTGCTGCCAATTCCTTCAGCGGATCGCGGCCAAAAGGCGAGGCCTTCACGATATTCCAGTCTGAGGCCTTGGAATTGAACATGGCAAAGCCATCATGATGTTTGGACGTAATGACGATGTATTTCATCCCGGCTTCCTTGGCCAAGCGCACCCATGCATCAGCGTTGTATTTGACCGGGTTGAACTCCTTGGCGTATTGGCGATACTCGGCGACCGGGATTTTTGCGTTGTGCATGATCCATTCCCCAATGCCGGGAATGCGTTTGCCGTGATAGGTGCCTGCGGGAACCGAATAGACTCCCCAATGAATGAACATGCCGAACCGCGCCTCGCGCCACCACTTCATCCGCGCATCACGCTGCTGGGGCGTTTCGTCAGCATACGGGTCCGGCTTGACGATCCGCGGTTTGCCCGTGATGTCCAGCGCCACAACCGTCGCGTTTTTGTCAGGGGCGTTTTCCGGCAGTGCAATGGCCACCTGATTATCCGCGGAAGCAACTTCGAGCGGTTGATGGCCGGCCAGTAAAAAGGCCTTAACCGGTTTGTTCGCCAGTCCTTTTAAAACCAGCTTTCCGTCCGCAGGCCAATCGAACACATGCAAGTAAAGGCGGGTGCGGCCTCCGATTTTCTTCTGCGTGCAACGGCCCCAGGCAAGCGCCTCGAAGGGGCTGGCCTGGGTGCCATAAATCGATTCGCCATTGACCTTCATCCAGTCCCCGATCGCCCCCAGCCGCTCGATGCTGGCCGGAGGGAACACACCCTGGGATGTCGGCCCGATATTGAGCAGGTAATTGCCCCCTTTGCTGGCGCAATCAATCAGGTTCCGAATGAGAGTCGTCGAGGATTTCCAATTCTGATCGTTCTTGTTGTAGCCCCAGTGATTGTTCATCGTCATGCACGATTCCCAATCCACCCCTTTGCCCAGGCCCGTCGCTGGGATTTCCTGCTCAGGCGTGCCGTAATCGCCGATCTGACCACGCTGCTGGAAACCGATGCCGCTGGTTGAATCGACCGGTTTGCCAACGCGATTGTTAATGATAATGTCCGGCTGCAGACTGCGGACGTACCTGTAGAGGTCGATGCCGCGCTCGGCTGTCCAGGGCTTTTCCCACTGCCCATCAAACCACAGGATGCCAATCGGGCCGTACCGGGTGAGGAGTTCCCTAAGCTGTCCTTTCATGTACTGAACGTAACGGTCCATGTCGGGTGTGCCGGTGGCCTTGTCATTCCAGGGCCGGCGATTGCCCCAATCCGGATGATGCCAGTCCATAATGGAATAATAAAAACAGAGCCGGATGCCTTGCTCGTGGCAGGCCTCAGCCAGCTCTTTGAGCGGATCGCGCTGGAACGGGGTCGATTTGATGCACCAATCCGTCAGGTCCGACCTAAACATGCCGAACCCGTCGTGGTGCTTCGAGGTGATGACGATGTATTTCATCCCGGCATTTTTGGCCAGACGCACCCACTCTTTGGCATCGAACTTTACCGGGTCAAATTGGCCGGCAAACTTCTCGTATTGCGAGACGGGCATTTTGGTCTCTTCGAGGAACCATTCGGCATAATTCGTCTTTCCGTCCCACTCGCCTGCCGGCACCGAATAAACGCCCCAATGGATGAACAGCCCGAACCGCGCATCGCGCCACCAGGCCATGCGCTTGTCGTGCTGGGCAGGTGTTTCGTCAGCGTGAGAAAGCGCGGGCGCGCAACAAAGCAGCGCGCCCAGGGCTAAGAGAGACACAGTCGAGAATTTCATAAGGCATTTGTTTTTGTTCAGAATCGAGCCGCTCACCTGTTCGAGCTGGACGCTGCGGACCGCGCGAAGCGCTGTCGATTCGGAATTCGTTGCGCTTTGGGGCGCGGTCGTGTTGAGCGGCGCATTAGTCTTTCGATTTCCATTTTAATCAGGCTCAGGCGCTAAAAGCTATAGCAGACCTGAAAAACGGTCCCGATTCGCCAATGGGGACCGCACTGACGAGTAAAGCCTCAGACTTCCGATCCCGTGGAAGACGAGTAAGGCCGAGTGATGGAGTATTGGAGTGATGGGAAACCCAATACTCCAGCACTCCATCACTCCGTTTTGATCTCATGCCGCATCCACCTCTCCCCGCTGCCATAACAGGCGGCCTTCCATGCCACCAGCGATAATCAAGTTCTGCCCGGTGATATGCCGTGCCAGGGTGTCTGAGGAAAGGAAGACGGCGGCGTGGGCGATGTCCTCCGGGCGAGCCAGTTGCGGCAGGGCCATCGTTGCGGTAACGCGCTGAATCGTTTCGGCATCCTTCAGTTTTGCTGACAGGCGCGGCACAACCGTCCACCCCGGTGAAATGCAGTTAACTCGGCCGCCGCAATAATTGCGCGTATGAGGCGCGATGCGCGCGATTTCGTTTTTGACCGAACGCGTCAAGCCATAGGCAATCGCGGCCTTGCCGGCTGCGTAATCGGCATGCCCCGCCTCGCCGAAGACCGCGGCAGTCGAGGCGATTAGGACGGCGTTGCCTGCTTTTTGTTTCGCGACAAGCCCGAGGAACTCTCGCAAGGTGAGAAACGTCGTCGTGAGGACGCCATCCAAAGTGCGGCGCCATTGGCGCAAACTCATTGCGTGGAGGGCCACGTCGCGGCTTTCCCAAGCCCCGGCATTGGCTATCAGCGTGTCCACCCGGCCAAATCGTTTGGCTGCTCGATGAAACAGGCGCTTGGTTTGCGCTTCATTCGAGAGATCGGCTCGGACTGCCAGGACCTCCGCTTTGCCCAACTCGCGTTGGAGGGCTGCAATCCCGGCCCTGTTGCGATAGTAATGGAGCACCAGCCGCGCGCCCTCGGCGGCAAGCGCCCGGGCTATTGCCGAGCCAATCCCGCCCGAGGCGCCGGTCACGACAATTACTCTGCCGCCTAATTGAGTGTCCATTAAGGCTTCAGCACAATCTTTCCCGCCAGGGCGCCGGTTTTGTGAATCGTGCTTTGCTCCTGGAGCCGATGGGCCTCCGCAGCTTGAGACAGCGGTAGAACACGGTCGATTCGGGCCTTGAGTTTGCCCTCGGCCATCCACCGGTTCATATCGCTTGCAGCCGGAGCTTGTTCTCGCGACGAAGCGTTAAACATGGCAAATCCCATAAGGCAACAATCCTTCACATAAAATGGGCCGACCGGCAATGGCGGGCGCGCATCGCGTCCGGCCATGACTATCATCCGCCCGCGGACGGCCAACAGCGCAATCACCCGCTCGAAGTTAGGCTCGCGCAGTGTTTCCCACCAGAGTTCGACACCCTCCGGCGCAAAGCTTCTGATAGCAGCGTCCACATCCCGGGTCTTGTAATTGATGACCTCATCGGCGCCTAGCTCGCGGCAAATCCGGGCCTTCTCTTCGCTCCCGGCAGTTGTGATCACGCGCGCGCCGGCTAGCTTGGCCATCTGCACCACGCTGGAACCGACCCCGCCAGAACCGCCATTGACGAAAAGAATCTCCCCGGCTCGCAATCGGGCGTGGCGGAACAAACCAAGGTGCGCCGTGATGCCAACGAGGGACAAAGCGACCGCTTCCTCGTCGCTCACTCCCGCTGGAGTGGGATAGAGCCAGCGCTCGTCCAGAGCCGCCAGTTCGGCAAAGGTTCCTGGCCGGCCAGCGCTGCCCTGGTTCGAGCCCCAAACACGGTCGCCTGGTTTGAACCGTTTTACCCCCGGCCCGGTTTCCACCACGGTCCCCGCAAGGTCCCTTCCCAGAATCCATGGAAAGGAAAGGTCCGCTGGAATCATCCCGCTGCGAATGTAGGTGTCGATGGGGTTCACATCGACCGCAGCGACTTTGACCCGGCATTGATTGCGCTTGAGCTTGGGCTCAGGAAGGTCGCCAAAAGTAATCACCTCCGGTGGTCCGGTTTGGTTTATGAACGCCGCTTTCATGATGTTGCTTGCTGAATGCTACTCATCTACCACATCATCCGGCAGTTGGTTCTTATCGCCTGGACGGCGTGGGAAATGTTCACCGAGCAGGTCGCCGGCCTTGCGCACCCCATGAACAATGGCTTCTGTGAATTGTGATTTTTTGAAGTACCCCGTCATCTCAGCGGCCAAATCGCGCCAGAACCCATCACCGCAGCGGGTGTGTACGGCTTCATCGCCAATGACGGCGAATTGATGCGAACGCGGCGCCACGAAAATCAACACCGCGTTTCGTTGCTTTGTTTTGTCCATGCCCAGTTTTAAGAAGTGCTTTTGGGCGGCCATGAGTGGATCGGCCACGCTGCGGTGCGTCACGAATACCCGGATTTCGCCGGAGGTCTTCATTTCAGCCTGCCGAATGGCCTCGACGATGTGGTCGTGCTGCAAATGATTTAAGAATTTGGCCGGTTTCATATCACCAACTCCCTCCGGCCCCACCGCCGCCGAAACTCCCGCCGCCGCCGGAAAATCCACCACCGCCACCTCCTCCGCTCCACCCGCCACCACCTCCTCCTCCACCCCAGCCGCCCCAGCCCCCACCGGTCCAACTGCCCCAGGAAGAGTAACCGGTCCCCCGATAAACGGCGCCGCGGTTGCCGCGGGCCAGAGCAATCAGGAAAAAAATCCCGATGACTCCAAAAAAGATAACCACCAGCAGGGCGGCGCCAAAGCTCATTGGATTTCCTCGGCGCTCCGCAGCAGTGGTTCCGGCGCCTTTGTATTCCCCTTTGATGGCCGCCAAAATTGCATTTACACCCGCAGTCAAGCCTCCGTCAAAATCCCCGGTGCGGAAGCGCGGACGTACCTCGGTATCGATTATCCTCTTGGCCAAGGCATCGGGCAGCGCCCCCTCCAAACCATACCCCACCTGGATAAACATCTTGCGGTCATTGATGAAAACGAACAGGACAGCTCCGTTGTCTTTGCCTTTTTGTCCCACTTTCCAAGCTTGCGCCACGCGGACGGTGTAGTCCTCGATGGAAGAATCCGACTGCATCTTCGGGTAAACGACCACCAGGACCTGGCTGGAGGTCTGACGCTCGAATTCTTCGAGCGTTTGATTCAGCCGCGTGGCCGTTGCAGCGGAAACCACGTGGGCATAATCATTGAAATACTGCTTTGGCGCGGGCGGGATGACTTCGGCGGCGAACGCGCCGGCAGCGAACGCGGCGGCCAGAAACCAG is drawn from Verrucomicrobiia bacterium and contains these coding sequences:
- a CDS encoding molybdenum cofactor guanylyltransferase; translated protein: MLLSGGRSRRMGWDKATVLIAGEPLWQRQLRVLSGLRPDAVWVSARTAPPWCPGEIEVVADRAPSCGPLSGIVAGLCRLESSHLVVLAIDLPQMTTEHLTKLCALARGGTGVIPFHADHFEPLCAIYPVEALCAAEKALSSGDVSLQHFAQSLLRESQVDVYGVIPEERVLYLNMNTPSDLPKNAQ
- a CDS encoding mercuric reductase, yielding MTTLSEHHLVTPWDGYNQELVSQVHPPDWANPAPAARYNLVVIGAGTAGLITAAGAAGLGAKVALVEQHLLGGDCLNAGCVPSKALIRSSRAAFDARDTGRFGVRAAGPVEVDFAAVMERMRKLRARISHHDSAERFAKMGVDVFLGQARFSGPDTVQVGEKTLRFKRAVIATGARAAQPPVPGLADAGYLTNETVFGLTQCPPRLAVIGGGPIGCELAQAFQRLGSQVFLLHKHDHLLDREDMDAAALAQEAIIREGGQLRLNANITHVERNAGDKLVYFEAQGKEETIAVDEVLAGAGRAPNVEGLNLEAVGVQYEPRKGVLVNDRLQTSNRRIYAAGDVCMAWKFTHAADFAARIVIQNALFLGRKKVSALTMPRCTYTDPEIAHVGLSERDASDRGLEIDTFMREFKDVDRAVVDGEESGFVKIHVKKGRDEILGATIVARHAGEMISEISVAMAARLGLGKLASVIHPYPTQAEAIRHCGDAYNRTRLTPTVKKWMGRWLARQRKG
- a CDS encoding ATP-binding protein, which produces MSKPGNAGDGGCQPGRTPRPIWNERLASAWKQASIVWLTGPRRVGKTVLAQSLSDTEFLNCDLPSVAERLHDPESFYRSVKKRFVVFDEVHQLPDPSRLLKIGADGFPRLKILATGSSTLAATQKFRDSLTGRERVVEFVPVLHEELTAFGIADLRERLLRGGLPPALLAAEHNPEFYGEWLDSYFARDVQELFRLEKRAGFLRVLELLLSQSGGMLDVTKLAAESQISRPTVTNWLEVYQITHVVHLLRPFSAGGRREIVAQPKVFGFDTGLVCHARGWDHLRTEDCGVLWEHLVLDALIAAGVPKIHFWRDKQQREVDFVVPRGRDAVDAIECKWKPEAFETRGVGAFRTHYPRGRNYVLCPLSGPAYERAQDGLGFTFVSPGELRQAMTGTGR
- a CDS encoding formate dehydrogenase accessory sulfurtransferase FdhD, translated to MRLSKPESADLTKLTRHVFTSSSCGICSKASIEAVRQQFPAVVDPRIVEPQVLLGLPQTLACAQETFKCTGGLHACALFDLTGKLLVVREDVRCHNALDKVVGWAFLQDRLPLRQHVLLLSGRTSFEMMQKALAAGIPIVTAISAPSSLAAEFARESGQTLVGFLRGERMNIYAGADRVSQLSPHD